A single region of the Ochotona princeps isolate mOchPri1 chromosome 10, mOchPri1.hap1, whole genome shotgun sequence genome encodes:
- the SLC26A9 gene encoding solute carrier family 26 member 9, protein MSQPRPRYVVDRAAYSVTLLDEEFEKKERTYPVGEKLRNACRCSPAKFKSLLFGLLPVLSWLPKYKIKDYIIPDVLGGLSGGCIQVPQGMAFALLANLPPVNGLYSSFFPLLIYFFLGGIHQMVPGTFAVISILVGNVCLQLAPESKFQIFDNATNETYVDTAAMEAARLHVSATLACLTAVIQMGLGFMQFGFVAIYLSESFIRGFMTAAGLQILISVLKYVFGLTIPSYSGPGSIVFTFIDICKKLPDTNIASLVFALVSGVVLVVVKELNARYMHKIHFPIPTEMIVVVVATAISASFKMPQKYNMPIVGEIRQGFPSPVSPVVSQWKDMIGTAFSLAIVSYVINLAMGRTLANKHGYDVDPNQEMIALGCSNFFGSFFKIHVICCALSVTLAVDAAGGKSQISSLCVSLVVMVTMLVLGSYLYSLPKSVLGALISVNLKNSLKQLTDPYYLWKKNKLDCCVWVVSFLSSFFLSLPYGVAVGVAFSVLVVVFQTQFRNGHALGQIMDTDIYVNPKAYSRVQEIEGIKIVTYCSPLYFANSEIFRQKVISKTGTDPQKILLAKQKYLRKQEKRKRVPIQQRKSLFMKTKTVSLQELQQDFENPSPTDPNNNQTPAANGTSICYVNFSPAAPSVPSTDPCEAQAPAELPGELSDTLAGVPPFITFHTLILDLSGVSFVDLMGIKALAKLGSTYEKIGVKVFLVNIHAQVYNDLSHGGVFDDGCLKRHHIFPSTHDAVLFAQADAREATPGPSFQGVPGDTEHSFCDSEEESPRYWDLEQEMFGSMFHAETLTAL, encoded by the exons ATGAGCCAGCCCAGGCCCCGCTACGTGGTGGACAGAGCCGCATACTCTGTCACCCTCCTCGATGAGGAATTTGAGAAGAAGGAGCGGACGTACCCAGTGGGAGAGAAACTGCGCAATGCCTGCAG ATGTTCCCCTGCCAAGTTCAAATCCCTACTCTTTGGGTTGCTGCCTGTGCTATCCTGGCTGCCCAAGTATAAGATCAAAGACTACATCATCCCTGACGTCCTCGGGGGACTCAGCGGAGGCTGCATCCAAGTCCCACAAG GCATGGCATTCGCTCTGCTGGCTAATCTTCCTCCAGTCAACGGCCTATactcttccttttttcccctcctgaTCTATTTCTTCCTGGGAGGTATACACCAGATGGTGCCAG GTACCTTTGCTGTTATCAGCATCCTCGTGGGCAACGTGTGCCTACAATTGGCCCCAGAGTCAAAATTCCAGATCTTCGATAATGCCACCAACGAGACCTATGTGGACACAGCAGCCATGGAGGCTGCCAGGCTGCATGTGTCAGCGACACTCGCATGCCTGACCGCTGTCATCCAG aTGGGCCTGGGATTCATGCAGTTCGGCTTTGTGGCCATTTACCTCTCCGAGTCCTTTATCCGCGGCTTCATGACAGCAGCTGGCCTGCAGATTTTGATCTCAGTGCTTAAATATGTCTTCGGACTGACCATCCCCTCCTACTCAGGCCCAGGGTCCATTGTCTTT ACCTTCATTGACATTTGCAAAAAGCTCCCCGATACCAATATTGCCTCACTGGTCTTTGCCCTCGTCAGTGGAGTCGTGCTGGTGGTGGTGAAGGAACTCAATGCTCGCTACATGCACAAGATCCACTTCCCCATCCCCACAGAGATGATTGTG GTGGTGGTGGCCACAGCCATCTCTGCCAGCTTTAAGATGCCCCAGAAATACAACATGCCGATTGTGGGAGAGATCCGGCAAGG GTTCCCCTCTCCAGTATCACCTGTGGTTTCCCAGTGGAAGGACATGATTGGCACAGCCTTCTCCCTAGCCATTGTGAGCTACGTCATCAACCTGGCAATGGGCCGGACCCTGGCCAACAAGCACGGCTATGACGTGGATCCCAACCAG GAGATGATCGCCCTGGGATGCAGCAACTTTTTCGGCTCTTTCTTTAAAATCCATGTTATCTGCTGTGCTCTGTCGGTCACCCTTGCTGTGGATGCAGCAGGAGGGAAATCCCAG ATCTCAAGCCTGTGCGTGTCTCTGGTTGTCATGGTCACCATGCTGGTTCTGGGCTCCTATCTCTACTCCCTCCCCAAG TCTGTGCTAGGAGCTCTGATCTCTGTCAACCTCAAGAACTCCCTCAAGCAACTCACCGACCCCTACTACCTGTGGAAGAAGAACAAACTGGACTGT TGCGTCTGGGTGGTGAgcttcctctcctccttcttcctgaGCCTGCCGTATGGGGTGGCAGTGGGGGTCGCCTTCTCCGTCCTGGTGGTGGTCTTCCAGACCCAATT TCGGAATGGTCATGCTCTGGGCCAGATCATGGACACAGACATTTATGTGAATCCCAAGGCCTATAGTAGG GTCCAGGAAATCGAGGGGATTAAGATCGTCACCTACTGCTCCCCTCTCTACTTCGCCAACTCAGAGATCTTCAGACAAAAGGTCATCTCCAAG ACAGGTACGGACCCCCAGAAGATATTACTGGCCAAGCAGAAATACCTTCGAAagcaggagaagaggaagagggtgcCCATACAACAGAGGAAGTCACTCTTCATGAAAACCAAG ACGGTCTCCTTGCAGGAACTCCAGCAGGACTTCGAGAACCCTTCCCCCACCGATCCCAACAACAACCAGACACCTGCCGCCAATGGCACCAGCATCTGCTACGTCAACTTCAGCCCAGCCGCCCCCAGTGTCCCCTCCACTGACCCGTGTGAGGCCCAGGCCCCTGCTGAACTTCCCGGGGAGCTCAGCGACACACTGGCTGGGGTTCCGCCCTTCATCACCTTCCACACCCTCATCCTCGACCTCAGTGGGGTCAGCTTCGTGGACTTGATGGGTATCAAAGCCTTGGCCAAG CTGGGCTCCACCTATGAGAAGATTGGGGTGAAGGTCTTCCTGGTGAACATCCACG CCCAGGTGTACAATGACCTCAGTCACGGTGGCGTCTTTGATGACGGGTGTCTGAAGCGCCACCACATCTTCCCCAGCACACACGATGCAGTCCTCTTCGCCCAAGCAGATGCCAGAGAAGCAACCCCAGGACCCAGCTTCCAAGGG GTTCCTGGGGACACTGAACACTCCTTTTGCGACTCAGAGGAAGAAAGCCCGCGCTATTGGGACTTAGAGCAG GAGATGTTTGGGAGCATGTTTCACGCAGAGACCTTGACCGCCCTGTGA